From the genome of Scytonema hofmannii PCC 7110, one region includes:
- a CDS encoding recombinase family protein yields MNNKIRKTHLERSAIVYLRQSTPIQVEFNRESTQRQYALADRASALGWDKSQIKVLDRDLGKSGQTTAGREDFHQLMAAVGLGEVGAVFALEASRFSRSQADWHKLLDICALTDTLIIDHDGIYDPNDFNDRVILGFKGTWSHTELHGMRLRLQGAKLNKAKKGELRCSPPTGYVYDPEGQLVLDPDEGVVAAIQLAFQQFRRLRTAFGVMRYFCVNQIPFPRRRWRPGQIGTLHWGPANLSRITALLHNPTYTGTYVYGRRRSLNVIEDGQIKKVKIQQLPQEEWKVIIHNAHEAYISWSEYLSNREQLRQNSPNSISDGSLGTPRVGFALLQGLVICGKCGRRMSPRYHGTGGCRAAYECTQARKQDGNMGVCWSVAGAAIDTAVAAHVLEAFTSEQLDISLAVLSELENQAHETDKTWQLRLERARYEADRAFRQYDATEPENRLVARTLERRWNEKLQQLTELEEAYSLAHQVQRLELTAAQRQQILHLANDIPTLWHASCTTNQERKEILGLLVKQVAITPIDAPERSTRVQILWHTGATSELIATRPTNAEKFRTPNEVIQLIEELAQGRTDTEIASELNRRGLVGGTGRAFTKKGIAWIRWKFGIYKPLSDPIVAKSGVSPEGYYSTSALASKLGVGIHTIYYWRDKGIIEAFQETDRSPWWYIVTPEVLETLRQKIRRVPVKSE; encoded by the coding sequence ATGAACAATAAAATCAGAAAAACTCATCTGGAACGGAGTGCCATTGTTTATTTACGACAATCGACACCAATACAAGTCGAATTTAACCGTGAAAGTACACAAAGGCAGTATGCTCTGGCTGACCGTGCTAGTGCTTTGGGTTGGGATAAAAGCCAAATCAAAGTTTTAGACAGGGACTTGGGAAAAAGTGGTCAAACCACAGCAGGACGAGAAGATTTTCATCAACTTATGGCGGCGGTGGGTTTAGGAGAAGTTGGTGCAGTTTTTGCTTTGGAAGCGTCACGATTTTCTCGTTCCCAAGCAGATTGGCATAAACTTTTAGATATCTGTGCGCTGACAGATACCTTAATAATTGACCATGATGGGATTTACGACCCAAATGATTTTAATGACCGAGTGATATTGGGGTTTAAGGGAACTTGGAGTCACACGGAACTGCATGGTATGCGTTTACGTTTACAGGGAGCCAAACTCAATAAAGCCAAAAAAGGAGAACTGCGTTGTTCTCCACCGACTGGCTATGTATACGACCCTGAAGGGCAATTAGTATTAGACCCGGATGAAGGTGTAGTTGCGGCGATACAGCTAGCCTTTCAACAGTTCCGCCGGTTGAGAACCGCGTTTGGGGTCATGCGCTACTTTTGTGTGAACCAAATTCCTTTCCCAAGAAGGCGTTGGCGACCTGGGCAGATTGGTACACTTCATTGGGGACCCGCCAACCTGAGTCGTATAACAGCCCTACTGCACAACCCAACTTACACAGGAACCTATGTGTATGGTAGACGACGCAGCCTGAATGTCATTGAGGATGGGCAAATCAAGAAGGTTAAAATCCAGCAACTACCCCAAGAAGAATGGAAAGTAATTATCCACAATGCTCACGAAGCTTACATTAGTTGGTCTGAGTATTTGTCTAATCGTGAGCAACTGAGACAAAACAGCCCAAATTCCATCTCTGATGGATCTCTAGGCACACCAAGAGTTGGCTTTGCGCTCCTGCAAGGTTTAGTAATTTGTGGTAAATGCGGTCGAAGGATGAGTCCAAGGTATCACGGTACGGGTGGTTGTAGAGCGGCTTATGAATGTACCCAAGCTCGTAAACAAGATGGTAACATGGGTGTTTGTTGGAGTGTTGCAGGAGCAGCAATTGATACAGCTGTTGCAGCTCATGTACTTGAAGCTTTCACGTCTGAACAACTTGACATTTCCCTTGCTGTGTTGTCGGAGTTGGAAAATCAAGCACATGAGACAGATAAAACATGGCAACTCAGGCTTGAAAGGGCACGTTATGAAGCTGACAGAGCTTTCCGACAATATGATGCCACCGAGCCTGAGAATCGTCTAGTCGCCCGTACACTAGAAAGACGGTGGAATGAAAAATTACAACAGTTGACGGAATTAGAAGAGGCATACTCACTCGCCCACCAAGTACAAAGGCTGGAATTAACAGCAGCGCAACGGCAACAAATTTTACACTTAGCCAATGATATTCCCACACTTTGGCACGCTAGTTGCACGACAAACCAAGAGCGTAAAGAGATACTGGGGTTGTTAGTAAAACAAGTTGCTATTACCCCAATTGATGCTCCAGAACGTTCCACTCGTGTCCAAATACTCTGGCATACAGGAGCTACAAGTGAGCTGATTGCGACACGTCCAACAAATGCAGAAAAATTCCGAACACCCAACGAAGTCATTCAACTCATTGAAGAATTAGCACAGGGTCGAACTGATACCGAAATTGCCTCGGAACTGAATCGCCGAGGTTTGGTGGGTGGTACAGGACGTGCTTTTACGAAAAAAGGTATCGCCTGGATTCGCTGGAAATTTGGGATTTACAAGCCTTTAAGCGACCCAATTGTTGCGAAATCGGGGGTTAGCCCGGAAGGTTATTATTCCACCAGTGCCCTGGCGTCAAAACTGGGTGTTGGAATTCATACCATCTATTACTGGCGAGACAAAGGAATTATTGAGGCATTTCAAGAAACGGATAGAAGTCCCTGGTGGTATATAGTCACACCAGAAGTTTTAGAGACTTTACGTCAAAAAATCCGCCGCGTACCAGTTAAATCTGAATAA
- a CDS encoding CARDB domain-containing protein — MSNNNPINLPFSLIDGDAFPWEITADGELEYGRIAANSDTGEQYFQSYGGLYNNFYSYHSADAYTEDNGREVVVAPRYLGNGYGGDSEISLSRKVYVSENSGFVRILDIVKNTYSEPWQYDHRVYNNSYNLPSNITKTSSGNSKLNLDDNWLVLDSISDNNTSDIVRVIAGTGGYRPYQVSNGNSSDVIYRLQLAPGETQIVMHFIARTSDVATALAKGDQLALLGMNALAGMTEEEKRQVINFSTGFNNKLPPDLIVESAQILLGEVPISDGNISVTLNVKNQGSGALLEDISRGTVYISDDNKLDENDRAIYSWSQYLENSMMPNTSYEITESINLSQIKPGHKFLIFEVDGFYGNTSYHYYNEEIESNESNNVLAIPIEVKAPDLDIIEANIENGQPPSEVSWGQKISVSWSVKNQSNNIPAPDNWSDRIYISSDPYFDKQDLSFDIDVEYIDRHTPLAPGATYKIQKNITIPGGSEKYLGSKYLVFVADDFDNQGETDEGNNVYVYPIPIEFKAPDLTITTNPDVSLPPTAIPGQQIPVSWIVTNQGNGAAIANWYDYVYLSNNTTFESWQDTPLTSIAVRTPLATGASYTSEDKVITIPTTAKGPQYLLFVADGYDSWNDILRLHTTSIHFWDLLSPSRIPFIRCTVSQWLCGR; from the coding sequence ATGAGTAATAACAATCCCATTAACCTACCCTTTAGTTTAATTGATGGAGATGCTTTTCCGTGGGAAATCACAGCAGACGGGGAATTGGAATACGGTCGTATAGCAGCCAACTCAGATACAGGCGAGCAATATTTTCAATCTTATGGAGGATTGTACAACAACTTTTACAGTTATCACAGCGCCGATGCTTATACGGAAGATAATGGTCGTGAAGTTGTCGTAGCTCCCAGATATTTGGGGAATGGATACGGTGGAGATTCGGAAATTTCACTATCACGAAAAGTCTACGTTTCAGAAAACTCTGGCTTTGTTCGGATTTTAGATATTGTCAAAAATACATATTCAGAACCTTGGCAATATGACCATAGGGTTTACAATAACTCATATAACTTGCCATCAAATATTACCAAAACCTCAAGTGGAAACAGCAAATTAAACCTGGATGATAACTGGTTAGTTTTAGATAGTATAAGCGATAACAATACTAGTGATATAGTTCGAGTCATAGCTGGAACGGGTGGTTATCGTCCTTATCAGGTTTCAAATGGGAATTCTTCTGATGTTATATACAGGCTACAATTGGCTCCGGGCGAAACTCAAATTGTCATGCACTTTATTGCCCGCACTTCCGATGTCGCGACTGCCTTAGCAAAAGGAGACCAGCTCGCACTTTTGGGTATGAATGCTTTAGCGGGAATGACAGAGGAAGAAAAGAGACAAGTTATCAACTTTAGCACTGGTTTTAATAATAAACTACCGCCTGACTTGATAGTTGAGTCGGCTCAAATACTTCTAGGTGAAGTTCCCATTTCGGATGGAAATATTTCAGTGACTTTGAATGTCAAAAACCAAGGAAGTGGGGCATTACTAGAAGACATAAGCCGTGGAACGGTTTATATTTCAGATGATAATAAACTTGATGAAAATGATAGAGCAATATATTCGTGGAGTCAATATTTAGAAAACTCCATGATGCCTAATACCAGCTATGAAATAACTGAAAGCATTAATTTGTCGCAGATAAAACCGGGACATAAATTCTTAATTTTTGAAGTAGATGGATTTTATGGCAACACTTCATATCATTATTACAATGAAGAAATTGAATCTAATGAATCTAACAATGTATTAGCCATACCTATTGAAGTCAAAGCACCTGATTTAGATATCATAGAAGCCAATATAGAAAATGGACAGCCGCCAAGTGAAGTCTCTTGGGGTCAGAAGATATCAGTTTCTTGGTCTGTCAAAAACCAAAGTAATAATATTCCTGCTCCTGATAATTGGTCCGATCGCATTTATATTTCTAGTGACCCTTATTTTGATAAACAAGACTTGTCCTTTGATATAGATGTCGAGTACATAGATCGGCATACACCATTGGCTCCCGGTGCTACGTATAAGATTCAAAAAAACATTACTATTCCAGGTGGAAGCGAGAAATACCTTGGGAGTAAGTACCTAGTATTTGTAGCAGATGATTTTGATAATCAAGGGGAAACCGATGAAGGTAACAACGTTTACGTCTACCCAATACCTATAGAGTTTAAAGCCCCAGACCTGACCATTACAACAAACCCAGATGTTTCCCTTCCCCCTACAGCCATTCCGGGACAGCAAATACCAGTTTCTTGGATTGTTACCAATCAAGGAAATGGTGCAGCAATAGCCAACTGGTACGATTACGTTTATCTATCCAACAATACAACTTTTGAATCCTGGCAAGATACACCTTTAACTAGTATTGCTGTAAGAACGCCGCTAGCTACTGGTGCTAGCTATACCAGTGAAGACAAAGTTATTACTATACCAACCACAGCTAAGGGTCCTCAATACTTGCTGTTTGTAGCTGATGGATATGACAGTTGGAACGATATACTAAGACTGCACACAACTTCAATACACTTTTGGGATCTGCTGTCACCATCACGAATCCCATTCATCCGTTGTACGGTCAGTCAGTGGTTGTGCGGCAGATAA